From Malacoplasma iowae:
AGAAATCTTAATTTTAAGATCACAAGTTGATAATCTGTTACATGAAAATGTTAGTTACAAAAATAGACTAGAAAATTTAATAAAAGAAAATAGTTTGAAAGAAAATGAGCTTAATGAATCATTTAAAGCATGGACAAGAAACACAAATAAACTTGATGAACTTGAATCTTTACTTAATATACAAAAAAGTACTTTAGATGAATATGATTCTGAAAAAAATGATTTAATCAATTATCTTGAAGGCAAAATTAATGAGCTAACTATAGAAAACTATGAACCAGAAAAAAATAGAAATGATTTTATTAGTTCAAATTCAAATTATGTTCCAAATGAAGATAATTACATTTTCTTAGAAAATAATAATACTGAAAATTTACCATTAATTGAAACACAGGAAAACATTAAAGATAATAATGACTCTTATTTAGATGATCAGCTAAATCAAAAAAGAATGCTTATATTAGAATTTACAAATGACATCAACAATATGTTTGTTTCCATTGATGATTCATTAAATAAAATTAATTGGGAATTGAATGATTGTTTCAATAAAAAAGATGAAAATAATGATACACATAATTCAGAAATAAATTTAGAAAATTTAAAAAACCAATTAGATAACATTGAAGCTTTTGATAATACTAGTTTATCTGTCAACAGTTACCAAGTTATGAATTCTGAAGACTTATATAAAATTGTTTCAAAAATAAAAGCAGTGATACTTGAATGTCAGTCTTCAATTAATAAAACAGAATCTGAAATCAAAAATTATTGTTCAAAGTTTGATTTAACTTTATATCCAATTGTTGTTCAAGAGTTCAATAATTATTATGATGTTTGTTTATCTATAAACAATTTAATCGTAAAAGAAATTGAGTTTTTAGATTACTACATTGAATTATTAGAAAACGATAAGAGTGTTTCTGTTGATTTAAGTTTCTATAATGCTTCATCTTGAATTAGAGTAAAAGATTTAATAAATCTTTTAATAGATAAAAACAAAACACTTTATAAATTATTTTTTGAAATAACATATTTAAGAGACAAAACAACAGATGTAGATCTTGATATTGATAACCAAAAAATGGTTGAAAAAAAAGATGGAACAAAACCTATTATTCAAGATTCAAATTATATTCATGCACTATTTGAAAATAGCAGTCAAATAAATATTCCAGATAGTGAAAATTCTAGTAATGAAAAAGTTGAAAAAAATATTGATGAAAAATTGGATGAATTTAGATCAGAAATTAATGAACAAATTAATGGGTTATCAGAAAAATTGTTGGATCAAATTAAACAAATTGGTAATAACTATATAAATGTTGAAAATAATAAATATAAAACTTCTACTAATCAACAAAATAAAAATGATTATGAATTAATAAAAAATTTAAAATTAAAAGTAGTATTAACAGAACTTGAAAAAATAAAAAAAGAAATTGACTTGTATGAAAATCAAGAATTAAGTGATATTTTAAATCACATAAACTAACAAAGGAGTGCTTTTATGTCAATAAATAGAAATAAGATTAATATCGATTCATTAACTGAACAACTTGAAAATATTGTTGAAGAATACAACAATATTGATTTTGATATTACATTAAATCAACCTTCTGTTGTTAGTTTAGAAAATAAACTATCATCACTTAACCAAGAAAATCAATTTCTTGAAAATGAAATAAAACTACTTAAAAATTATCTTTCATACAAAATTGAATCTTTAAATAATGAAAACAAGTTTGATAACATTTTTAACAAATTTTTAGAATACTTTAAAAGTGGTAAATATTCTTCAAAAGAACTAATGAAAAAATTTTCCCAATATGTTGAAAAAGAATTTTCTGGTGAGCTAATAAATACAATTGATTTTAATAATTTAAACAATTTAAGTTCTAAAGAAAATCTTTCAATTGAAAAAATTGAACAAGCTTTTGAAATCGCACTTGATGAAA
This genomic window contains:
- a CDS encoding coiled-coil domain-containing protein, translating into MNKQNQYPEMLFEDKAPNRERIENRLADLKVRYQNLLFELNNSNILDIDKIFVHRNTKDCDFNSEKLINKINENVDIQEKVSALQKSIANRLANIEKLNDLELNKTKYEDLKNEVEKTLNQFNAINDYPTEQKIVVDNSQNIDLVISKMDTMAKELGEKINDLIMSQEETNEFKEEILILRSQVDNLLHENVSYKNRLENLIKENSLKENELNESFKAWTRNTNKLDELESLLNIQKSTLDEYDSEKNDLINYLEGKINELTIENYEPEKNRNDFISSNSNYVPNEDNYIFLENNNTENLPLIETQENIKDNNDSYLDDQLNQKRMLILEFTNDINNMFVSIDDSLNKINWELNDCFNKKDENNDTHNSEINLENLKNQLDNIEAFDNTSLSVNSYQVMNSEDLYKIVSKIKAVILECQSSINKTESEIKNYCSKFDLTLYPIVVQEFNNYYDVCLSINNLIVKEIEFLDYYIELLENDKSVSVDLSFYNASSWIRVKDLINLLIDKNKTLYKLFFEITYLRDKTTDVDLDIDNQKMVEKKDGTKPIIQDSNYIHALFENSSQINIPDSENSSNEKVEKNIDEKLDEFRSEINEQINGLSEKLLDQIKQIGNNYINVENNKYKTSTNQQNKNDYELIKNLKLKVVLTELEKIKKEIDLYENQELSDILNHIN